From Callospermophilus lateralis isolate mCalLat2 chromosome 5, mCalLat2.hap1, whole genome shotgun sequence, a single genomic window includes:
- the Apc gene encoding adenomatous polyposis coli protein isoform X2, with amino-acid sequence MAAASYDQLLKQVEALKMENSNLRQELEDNSNHLTKLETEASNMKEVLKQLQGSIEDEAMASSGQIDFLERLKELTLDSSNFPGVKLRSKMSLRSYGSREGSVSSRSGECSPVPMGSFPRRGFVNGSRESTGYLEELEKERSLLLADLDKEEKEKDWYYAQLQNLTKRIDSLPLTENFSLQTDMTRRQLEYEARQIRVAMEEQLGTCQDMEKRAQRRIARIQQIEKDILRIRQLLQSQATEAERSSQNKHEAGSHEAERQNEGQGVAEINMATSGGGQGLTTRVDHETASVLSSGSTHSAPRRLTSHLGTKVEMVYSLLSMLGTHDKDDMSRTLLAMSSSQDSCISMRQSGCLPLLIQLLHGNDKDSVLLGNSRGSKEARARASAALHNIIHSQPDDKRGRREIRVLHLLEQIRAYCETCWEWQEAHEQGMDQDKNPMPAPVEHQICPAVCVLMKLSFDEEHRHAMNELGGLQAIAELLQVDCEMYGLTNDHYSITLRRYAGMALTNLTFGDVANKATLCSMKGCMRALVAQLKSESEDLQQVIASVLRNLSWRADVNSKKTLREVGSVKALMECALEVKKESTLKSVLSALWNLSAHCTENKADICAVDGALAFLVGTLTYRSQTNTLAIIESGGGILRNVSSLIATNEDHRQILRENNCLQTLLQHLKSHSLTIVSNACGTLWNLSARNPKDQEALWDMGAVSMLKNLIHSKHKMIAMGSAAALRNLMANRPAKYKDANIMSPGSSLPSLHVRKQKALEAELDAQHLSETFDNIDNLSPKASHRSKQRHKQNLYGDYVFDTNRHDDNRSDNFNTGNMTVLSPYLNTTVLPSSSSSRGSLDSSRSEKDRSLERERGIGLSSYHPTTENPGTSSKRGLPISTTAAQIAKVMEEVSAIHTSQEDRSSGSTTELHCVTDERNVIRRSSTAHTHSNTYNFTKSENSNRTCSMPYAKLEYKRSSNDSLNSVSSSDGYGKRGQMKPSVESYSEDDESKFCSYGQYPADLAHKIHSANHMDDNDGELDTPINYSLKYSDEQLNSGRQSPSQNERWARPKHIIEDEIKQNEQRQSRSQNTTYPVYTESTDDKHLKFQPHFGQQECVSPYRSRGTNGSETNRVGSGHGINQNVNQSLCQEDDYEDDKPTNYSERYSEEEQHEEEERPTNYSIKYNEEKHHVDQPIDYSLKYATDISSSQKPSFPFSKSSSAQNTKTEHISSNSEKASTPSSNTKRQTHPSSAQNRNGQTQKTTTCKVPSINQETIQTYCVEDTPICFSRCSSLSSLSSAEDEIGCDQTTQEADSSNTLQIAEIKENNVTRSTEDPVSEVPTVSQHVRTKPSRLQASSLSSESTRHKAVEFSSGAKSPSKSGAQTPKSPPEHYVQETPLMFSRCTSVSSLDSFESRSIASSVQSEPCSGMVSGIISPSDLPDSPGQTMPPSRSKTPPPPPQTVQTKREVPKNKVPTTEKRESGPKQAAVNAAVQRVQVLPDADTLLHFATESTPDGFSCSSSLSALSLDEPFIQKDVELRIMPPVHENDNGNETEPEQPEESNENQDKEAEKPVDSEKDLLDDSDDDDIEILEECIISAMPTKSSRKAKKLAQTASKLPPPVTRKPSQLPVYKLLPSQNRLQAQKHVSFTPGDDMPRVYCVEGTPINFSTATSLSDLTIESPPNELAAGEGIRAGAQSGEFEKRDTIPTEGRSTDEAQRGKISSVTMPELDESKTEEGDILAECINSAMPKGKSHKPFRVKKIMDQVQQASVSSSGTNKNQIDSKKKKPTSPVKPMPQNTEYRTRVKKNTDSKNNLNAEPAFSDNKDSKKQNLKTNSKDFNDKLPNNEDRVRGSFTFDSPHHYTPIEGTPYCFSRNDSLSSLDFDDDDVDLSREKAELRKGKDSKDSEAKVASHTELTSSQQSSNKSQAVTKHPISRGQSKPILQKQPTFPQSSKDMPDRGAATDEKLQNFAIENTPVCFSRNSSLSSLSDIDQENNNNKENEPVKETAPPASQGEPSKPQASGYAPKSFHVEDTPVCFSRNSSLSSLSIDSEDDLLQECISSAMPKKKRPSRLKGDNEKHSPRNMGGILAEDLTLDLKDIQKPDSEHGLSPDSENFDWKAIQEGANSIVSSLHQAAAAACLSRQASSDSDSILSLKSGISLGSPFHLTPDQEEKPFTGNKGPRILKPGEKSTLETKKMESENKGIKGGKKVYKSLITGKVRSNSEISSQMKQPLQTNMPSISRGRTMIHIPGVRNSSSSTSPVSKKGPPLKTPASKSPSEGQAATTSPRGAKPSVKSELSPVTRQTSQIGGSNKGPSRSGSRDSTPSRPAQQPLTRPMQSPGRNSISPGRNGISPPNKLSQLPRTSSPSTASTKSSGSGKMSYTSPGRQMSQQNLTKQTGLSKNTSSIPRSESASKGLNQMNNSNGSSKKVELSRMSSTKSSGSESDRSERPVLVRQSTFIKEAPSPTLRRKLEESASFESLSPSSRPDSPTRSQAQTPVLSPSLPDMSLSTHSSVQAGGWRKLPPNLSPTIEYNDGRPAKRHDIARSHSESPSRLPINRSGTWKREHSKHSSSLPRVSTWRRTGSSSSILSASSESSEKAKSEDEKHVNSVSGTKQTKENQVSTKGTWRKIKESEISPTNITSQNTSSGATNGAESKTLIYQMAPAVSKTEDVWVRIEDCPINNPRSGRSPTGNTPPVIDSVSEKGNPNVKDLKDNQGKQNGGNGSVPLHTMGLENRLNSFIQVDAPDQKGTETKQGQSNPVPAAETSESSIAERTPFSSSSSSKHSSPSGTVAARVTPFNYNPSPRKSSADSTSARPSQIPTPVNNTKKRDSKTDSTESSGTQSPKRHSGSYLVTSV; translated from the exons GGTTTAACTACACGAGTGGACCATGAAACAGCCAGTGTTTTGAGCTCTGGTAGCACACACTCTGCTCCTCGAAGACTGACAAGTCATTTGGGAACCAAG GTGGAAATGGTGTATTCATTGTTGTCAATGCTTGGTACTCATGATAAGGATGATATGTCACGAACTTTGCTAGCCATGTCTAGCTCCCAAGACAGCTGTATATCCATGCGACAGTCTGGATGTCTTCCTCTCCTCATCCAGCTTTTACATGGCAATGACAAAGACTCTGTATTGTTGGGAAATTCCCGGGGCAGTAAAGAGGCTCGGGCCAGGGCCAGTGCAGCACTCCACAACATCATTCACTCACAGCCTGACGACAAGAGAGGCAGGCGTGAAATCCGAGTCCTTCATCTTTTGGAACAGATACGAGCTTACTGTGAAACCTGTTGGGAGTGGCAGGAAGCCCATGAACAAGGCATGGACCAGGACAAAAATCCAA tgccagctcctGTTGAACATCAGATCTGTCCTGCTGTTTGTGTTCTAATGAAACTTTCATTTGATGAAGAGCATAGACATGCAATGAATGAACTTG GGGGACTACAGGCCATTGCAGAATTATTGCAAGTGGACTGTGAAATGTATGGGCTTACTAATGACCACTACAGTATTACTTTAAGACGATATGCTGGAATGGCTTTGACAAACTTGACTTTTGGAGATGTAGCCAACAAG GCTACGCTATGCTCTATGAAAGGCTGCATGAGAGCACTTGTGGCCCAACTAAAATCTGAAAGTGAAGACTTACAACAG GTTATTGCAAGTGTTTTGAGGAATCTGTCTTGGCGAGCAGATGTAAATAGTAAAAAGACATTGCGGGAAGTTGGAAGTGTAAAAGCATTGATGGAATGTGCTCTGGAAGTTAAAAAG GAATCAACCCTCAAAAGCGTACTGAGTGCCTTATGGAATTTGTCAGCACATTGCACTGAGAATAAAGCTGATATATGTGCTGTAGATGGTGCGCTTGCGTTTTTGGTTGGCACTCTCACTTACCGGAGCCAGACAAATACTTTAGCCATTATTGAAAGTGGAGGTGGGATATTACGGAATGTATCCAGCTTGATAGCTACAAATGAGGACCACAG GCAAATCCTAAGAGAGAACAACTGCCTACAAACATTGTTACAACACTTGAAATCTCACAGTTTGACAATAGTCAGTAATGCATGTGGAACTTTGTGGAATCTCTCGGCAAGAAATCCTAAAGACCAGGAAGCATTATGGGATATGGGGGCTGTTAGCATGCTCAAGAATCTCATTCATTCAAAGCACAAAATGATTGCTATGGGAAGTGCTGCAGCTTTAAGGAATCTCATGGCAAATCGACCTGCAAAATATAAGGACGCCAATATTATGTCTCCTGGTTCAAGCTTGCCATCTCTTCATGTTAGGAAACAGAAAGCCCTAGAAGCAGAATTAGATGCTCAGCATTTATCTGAAACTTTTGACAATATTGACAATTTAAGTCCTAAGGCATCTCATCGTAGTAAGCAAAGACACAAGCAAAATCTTTATGGTGACTACGTTTTCGACACCAATCGACATGATGATAATAGATCAGACAATTTTAATACTGGAAATATGACTGTTCTTTCACCATATTTGAATACTACAGTATTGCCCAGCTCCTCTTCATCAAGGGGGAGTTTAGATAGTTCTCGTTCTGAAAAAGATAGAAGTTTGGAAAGGGAGCGAGGAATTGGCCTAAGCAGCTACCACCCAACTACAGAAAATCCAGGAACCTCTTCAAAGCGAGGTTTGCCAATCTCAACCACTGCAGCCCAAATTGCCAAAGTCATGGAAGAAGTATCAGCCATTCATACCTCCCAGGAAGACAGAAGTTCTGGTTCTACCACCGAATTACATTGTGTGACAGATGAAAGGAATGTAATAAGAAGAAGTTCCACTGCCCACACACATTCAAACACATACAATTTTACTAAGTCAGAAAATTCAAATAGGACATGCTCTATGCCTTATGCTAAATTGGAATATAAAAGATCTTCAAATGATAGTTTAAATAGTGTCAGTAGTAGTGATGGTTATGGTAAAAGAGGTCAAATGAAACCTTCAGTTGAATCCTATTCTGAAGATGATGAAAGTAAATTTTGCAGTTACGGTCAGTATCCAGCTGACCTAGCCCATAAAATACATAGTGCAAATCATATGGATGATAATGATGGAGAACTAGATACACCAATAAATTATAGTCTTAAATATTCAGATGAGCAATTGAACTCTGGAAGGCAAAGTCCTTCACAGAATGAAAGATGGGCAAGACCAAAACACATAATagaagatgaaataaaacaaaatgagcaGAGACAATCAAGGAGTCAAAATACCACTTACCCTGTATATACTGAGAGTACTGATGATAAACACCTTAAGTTCCAGCCACATTTTGGACAGCAAGAATGTGTTTCCCCATATAGGTCAAGGGGAACCAATGGTTCAGAAACAAATCGAGTGGGTTCTGGTCATGGAATTAATCAGAATGTAAACCAGTCTTTGTGTCAGGAAGATGACTATGAAGATGATAAGCCAACCAACTATAGTGAACGCTACTCTGAAGAAGAACAGCATGAGGAAGAGGAGAGACCAACAAATTATAGCATAAAATATAATGAAGAAAAGCATCATGTGGATCAGCCTATTGATTATAGTTTAAAATATGCCACTGACATTTCTTCCTCACAGAAACCATCATTTCCATTTTCAAAGAGTTCATCTGCACAAAACACTAAAACTGAACACATCTCTTCAAATAGTGAGAAGGCATCCACACCTTCATCCAATACAAAGAGGCAAACTCATCCAAGTTCAGCACAGAATAGAAACGGTCAGACTCAAAAAACTACCACTTGCAAAGTTCCCTCTATCAACCAAGAAACAATTCAGACTTACTGTGTAGAAGACACCCCAATATGTTTTTCAAGGTGCAGTTCATTATCATCTTTGTCATCAGCTGAAGATGAAATAGGATGTGATCAGACAACACAGGAAGCAGATTCTTCTAATACTCTGCAAATAgcagaaataaaagagaacaatGTAACTAGATCAACTGAAGATCCTGTAAGTGAAGTTCCAACAGTATCACAGCATGTTAGAACCAAACCCAGTCGACTCCAAGCTTCCAGTCTATCTTCAGAATCAACCAGACACAAAGCTGTTGAATTTTCTTCAGGGGCCAAGTCTCCCTCCAAAAGTGGTGCTCAGACACCCAAAAGTCCACCAGAGCACTATGTTCAGGAGACTCCACTCATGTTTAGCAGATGTACTTCTGTCAGTTCACTTGATAGTTTCGAGAGTCGTTCCATTGCCAGCTCTGTTCAGAGTGAACCATGCAGTGGAATGGTAAGTGGCATTATAAGCCCCAGTGACCTTCCAGATAGCCCTGGACAAACCATGCCACCAAGCAGAAGTAAAACCCCTCCACCACCTCCTCAGACAGTTCAAACCAAGCGAGAGGTACCTAAAAATAAAGTACCTACTACTGAAAAAAGAGAGAGTGGACCTAAGCAAGCTGCTGTAAATGCTGCAGTTCAGAGGGTCCAGGTTCTTCCAGATGCTGATACTTTGTTACATTTTGCCACAGAGAGTACTCCAGATGGATTTTCTTGTTCATCTAGCCTGAGTGCCCTAAGCCTCGATGAACCATTTATACAGAAAGATGTAGAGCTAAGAATAATGCCTCCAGTTCACGAAAATGACAATGGGAATGAAACAGAACCAGAGCAGCCTGAAGAATCAAATGAAAACCAGGACAAAGAGGCAGAAAAACCTGTTGATTCTGAAAAAGATCTACTGGATGATTCAGATGATGATGATATTGAAATATTAGAAGAATGTATTATTTCTGCGATGCCAACAAAGTCATCACGCAAAGCCAAAAAGCTAGCCCAGACTGCTTCAAAATTACCTCCACCTGTGACAAGGAAACCAAGTCAACTGCCTGTGTACAAACTTCTTCCATCACAAAACAGGTTACAGGCACAAAAGCATGTTAGTTTTACACCAGGAGATGACATGCCACGGGTGTATTGTGTAGAAGGGACACCTATAAACTTTTCCACAGCTACATCTCTAAGTGATCTTACAATTGAATCCCCCCCAAATGAGTTAGCTGCTGGAGAAGGGATTAGAGCAGGGGCACAGTCAGGTGAATTTGAAAAACGAGATACCATTCCTACAGAAGGCAGAAGTACAGATGAGGCTCAAAGAGGAAAAATCTCATCTGTAACTATGCCTGAATTGGATGAAAGTAAAACAGAAGAAGGTGATATTCTTGCAGAATGCATTAATTCTGCTATGCCCAAAGGGAAAAGTCACAAGCCTTTCCGTGTGAAAAAGATAATGGACCAGGTCCAGCAAGCATCTGTGTCTTCATCTGGAACTAACAAAAATCAAATAGATAGTAAGAAAAAGAAGCCTACTTCACCAGTAAAACCTATGCCACAAAATACTGAGTATAGGACACGTGTGAAAAAGAACACAGActcaaagaataacttaaatgctGAACCAGCTTTCTCAGACAACAaagattcaaagaaacaaaacttgaAGACTAATTCCAAGGACTTCAATGATAAGCTACCAAATAATGAAGATCGAGTTAGAGGAAGTTTTACTTTTGATTCACCCCATCATTACACCCCTATTGAAGGAACTCCTTATTGTTTTTCACGAAATGATTCTTTAAGTTCTTTAGactttgatgatgatgatgttgacCTTTCCAGGGAAAAGGCAGAATTAAGAAAGGGGAAAGACAGTAAGGATTCAGAAGCTAAAGTTGCCAGCCACACAGAACTAACATCAAGCCAACAATCATCTAATAAGTCACAAGCTGTTACAAAACATCCAATAAGTCGAGGCCAGTCTAAACCCATACTACAGAAGCAACCCACTTTTCCTCAGTCATCCAAAGACATGCCAGACAGAGGGGCAGCAACTGATGAAAAATTACAGAATTTTGCTATTGAAAATACACCAGTTTGCTTTTCTCGTAATTCCTCTCTGAGTTCTCTTAGTGACATTGACcaagaaaacaacaataacaaagaaAATGAACCTGTTAAAGAGACTGCGCCACCTGCTTCACAAGGAGAACCAAGTAAACCCCAGGCATCAGGTTATGCTCCTAAATCATTTCATGTTGAGGATACTCCTGTTTGTTTCTCAAGAAACAGTTCTCTCAGTTCTCTTAGTATTGATTCTGAAGATGACCTGTTGCAGGAATGTATAAGTTCTGCAATGCCAAAAAAGAAAAGGCCTTCAAGACTCAAGGGTGATAATGAAAAACATAGTCCCAGAAATATGGGTGGCATATTAGCTGAAGATTTGACACTTGATTTGAAAGATATACAGAAACCAGATTCAGAGCATGgtttatcccctgactcagaaaaTTTTGATTGGAAAGCTATTCAAGAAGGTGCAAATTCCATAGTGAGTAGTTTGCAtcaagctgctgctgctgcatgtTTATCTAGACAAGCTTCATCTGATTCAGATTCCATTCTTTCACTGAAATCAGGAATCTCTCTGGGATCACCTTTTCATCTTACACCTGATCAAGAGGAAAAACCCTTCACAGGTAATAAAGGACCACGAATTCTCAAGCCTGGGGAGAAAAGTACATTGGAAACTAAAAAAATGGAATCTGAAAATAAAGGAatcaaaggaggaaaaaaagtttataaaaGCTTGATTACTGGAAAAGTTCGATCCAATTCAGAAATTTCCAGCCAAATGAAACAGCCCCTTCAAACAAACATGCCTTCAATCTCTCGAGGTAGGACAATGATTCATATTCCGGGAGTTCGAAATAGCTCCTCAAGTACAAGCCCTGTTTCTAAAAAAGGCCCACCCCTTAAGACTCCAGCCTCCAAAAGCCCTAGTGAAGGTCAAGCAGCCACCACTTCCCCTAGAGGAGCCAAGCCATCAGTGAAATCAGAATTAAGCCCTGTTACCAGGCAAACTTCACAAATAGGTGGGTCAAATAAAGGGCCTTCTAGGTCAGGATCTAGAGATTCTACTCCTTCAAGACCTGCCCAGCAACCATTAACTAGACCTATGCAGTCTCCAGGGCGAAATTCAATTTCACCTGGTAGAAATGGAATAAGTCCTCCTAACAAATTATCTCAACTGCCTAGAACATCATCCCCTAGTACTGCTTCAACTAAGTCTTCAGGCTCTGGGAAAATGTCATATACATCTCCAGGCAGACAGATGAGCCAACAAAACCTTACCAAACAAACAGGCTTATCCAAGAATACCAGTAGTATCCCAAGAAGTGAGTCTGCCTCCAAAGGACTAAATCAGATGAATAATAGCAATGGGTCCAGTAAAAAGGTAGAACTTTCTAGAATGTCTTCAACTAAATCAAGTGGAAGTGAATCTGATCGATCAGAGAGACCTGTATTAGTACGTCAGTCTACTTTCATCAAAGAAGCTCCAAGCCCAACCCTAAGGAGAAAATTGGAGGAATCTGCTTCATTTGAATCTCTTTCTCCATCTTCTAGACCAGATTCTCCCACTAGGTCTCAGGCACAAACACCAGTTttaagcccttcccttcctgatATGTCTCTGTCCACACATTCATCTGTTCAGGCTGGTGGATGGCGAAAACTTCCACCCAATCTCAGTCCCACTATAGAATATAATGATGGAAGACCAGCAAAGCGTCATGATATAGCACGGTCCCATTCTGAAAGTCCTTCCAGACTTCCAATCAACAGATCAGGAACCTGGAAACGTGAGCATAGCAAACATTCATCATCCCTTCCTCGAGTAAGCACTTGGAGAAGGACTGGAAGCTCATCTTCAATTCTTTCTGCCTCATCAGAGTCCAGTGAAAAAGCAAAAAGTGAGGATGAAAAACATGTAAACTCTGTTTCAGGAACAAAACAAACTAAAGAAAACCAAGTATCCACAAAAGGaacatggagaaaaataaaagaaagtgaaATTTCTCCCACAAATATTACTTCTCAGAACACTTCTTCAGGTGCTACAAATGGTGCTGAATCAAAAACTCTAATTTATCAAATGGCACCTGCTGTTTCTAAAACAGAGGATGTTTGGGTGAGAATTGAGGACTGTCCCATTAACAACCCTAGATCTGGAAGATCTCCCACAGGTAATACTCCCCCAGTGATTGACAGTGTTTCAGAAAAGGGAAATCCAAATGTGAAAGATTTAAAGGATAATCAGGGAAAACAAAATGGGGGTAATGGCAGTGTCCCCTTGCACACCATGGGTTTGGAAAACCGCCTGAACTCCTTTATTCAGGTAGATGCCCCAGACCAAAAAGGAACTgagacaaaacagggacagagtaaTCCTGTTCCTGCGGCAGAGACTAGTGAAAGCTCTATAGCAGAGCGTACCCCTTTCAGTTCAAGCAGCTCAAGCAAACATAGTTCACCTAGTGGAACTGTTGCTGCCAGAGTGACTCCTTTTAATTACAACCCAAGTCCTAGGAAAAGCAGCGCAGATAGCACTTCAGCTCGCCCATCTCAGATCCCAACACCAGTGAATAACACCAAGAAACGAGACTCAAAAACTGACAGCACAGAATCCAGTGGAACTCAAAGTCCTAAGCGCCATTCTGGGTCTTACCTTGTGACATCTGTTTAA